AAGCAGTTCAGCGGGATTTCTCGTCCGGAATCCTGGGGACGCTGGTCTAACGCGCAACTGGCAGAAGAAGTGAAGATCGAGTACAAACAGCCGCTGCCGAAAAAATTCGATCTGGTGATCACCGCGAAAGCCTTCGGCGACAATGCGAATCGCCCCATTCCGGTGCGCGTAGGCAAGGAAGAGCAGACGCTGGTGCTAGGTCACGATGTCACCACCACCACGCTGCATTTCGACAACCCGACAGAGGCCGATACGCTGGTGATTGTCCCGCCCGATCCGGTCCCGACCAACGAAGGCAACATCCTCGGTCACTCACCGCGTAAGCTGGGGATCGGAATGGTTGAAATCAAAGTGGTCAGCGCTCAGGGCTGACCACTGACAATAAAAAAAACAGCGCCCAACACCACTCCGGGCGCTGCATGGCAATCGTCAGAACGTAATCACTCCTTTGATCAACGTCCGGTTGTTAATCACATCCTGTTCGAAGATCTCCGCAAGCTGGCTGAACGGATAGCGATGCGTAAGCATCATTTCAGCGCTCAGTTTGCCTTCTGCCATCAGTCGTCCCACTTTCGCAAAATCCTCCGGCGTGGCGTTACGACTGCCCATCATGGTGGTCTCTTTCTTGTGAAATTCCGGGTCAGAGAACTGCAAGTCGCCTTTAAACAGCCCGACAAAAACGATGGTGCCGCCGTGGCGGATCAAGTTAACGCTATTGTTCATGGCATGCGGGTTCCCCGTCGCATCGAGCACTTTCTGCGCCAGTGAACCGCCAAACAGCGCGCGCAGTTGAGCCTCAAAATCTGCCGCAGAGGGATCCACTACCGGCAGGTCAAGACGAGAAGCAACGTGTTCGCGACGTGCAGCGCTGGTATCGGCCACCACCACCTGCGCCCCTTCTGCTTTGGCAATGGCCGCCGCGCCGATCCCAATCGGTCCGGCTCCAACGACCAATACCTGCTCACCGGGGGCGATAGCGGCACGGCGTACCGCATGCGCGCTAATCGCGTAAGGCTCGATCAACGCCGCAGCCTGAGGATCAATCCCCTCCGCCAACAGCAGATTGGTCGCCGGCACGCTGAGATACTCGCTAAACCCCCCGTCCTGATGCACGCCGATCACCGAGATCTTCTCGCAGCAGTTCGTTCGTCCTCCCAGGCACGCCGGACACTGCTGACAGGCGACATACGGGATCACCGCTACCTGTTGACCCACTTTAAACTGCGTCACCTTCTCGCCGAGCGTCACAATATCCCCACATATTTCATGGCCTAGCACGCGCGGATAACTAAAAAAAGGTTGATTACCTCCCCAGGCATGAATATCGGTTCCGCAAATACCGACAGACTTAATTTTAATTAGCGCTTCCTGTTTATCCGGAATTGGAATTTCGCGTTTCTCATGAATTAATTTTTTGGGTTCCTGGCAAATCAACATATTCATTGTGGACATCGTTATGCGCTCCTGTTTCTTTGTTGCTTCAGATATTGATGAAAATAGAAATAGCCGCGTAACGAGAAAGCTAATTTGTGAAACTCTGCGCATTAAAATGTTTTAAATCGGGTTTTAATGCAGTCAAAAGGAGATCCCGATGAGCCGTTCGCAAAATTTACGTCACAATGTTATTAACCAGGTGATCGATGATATGGCGCGCGGCCACCTTCCTTCACCGTTGCCGTCGCAAAGCGCCTTAGCTGAGATGTACAACATCAGCCGTACCACCGTGCGCCACATGCTGAACCACCTCAGCGAGTGCGGCGTGCTGACTCTGGTCGGCAACGACCACGTCATTACCCGAAGCCCCGAACATGATGATGGTTTTGCCTGTACCACCGCCTCCATGGCCGAGCAGAACCGTATTTTTGAGCAGGCGTTTTATACGATGATTAACCAACGCCAGCTTCGCGCTGGCGAGACGTTCTCTGAACTTCAACTGGCCAGAGCGGCTGGGGTCAGCCCGGTGGTGGTACGAGAATACCTTTTAAAATTTGGACGTTACGATCTCATCCAGAGCGAGAAACGCGGCCAATGGAGCATGAAAAAGTTCGATCAGTCCTATGCAGAACAGCTTTTTGAGCTGCGTGAGATGCTGGAAACCCATGCGCTACAGCATTTTCTCAATCTGCCGGATGACGATCCGCGCTGGCTGCAGGCCAAAATGCTGCTGGAACGCCACCGTACGCTGCGCGACAGCGTCGGCAGCGACTTCCGTATGTTCTCCCTGCTGGACCGTGATTTTCACGCACTGCTGCTCTCCGCTGCCGATAATATATTTTTCAATCAATCACTTGAGATTATTTCAGTAATCTTCCATTTCCATTACCAGTGGGATGAGCGCGATCTTAAACAACGCAATATCATCGCCATTGATGAGCACATGACCATCCTCAGCGCGCTGATTTGCCGCAGCGATCTCGATGCGCTCCTTGCACTGCGTAACCACCTGAATACGGCGAAGCAATCGATGATTCGCTCTATTCGACAAGAAAACGAGTAAATTAAAAACACATTAAAAACAACAAACCTTTAGCAAGAGCACGATTTCATACAACACATACAGCACCATGATGACTTTCTGCTTACTTTCTGATTAGGCAGGATTCACTCTGAATTTTTTCGCCAGTAAAAAAGTTGGTTTTATTCGTTGACCCCTGGGAGCAAGTAGAAAATGAACAAGATAATAGCCGTGCTGATTACTGTTTGTACTTTTTTTCTGCCATTCACCATTCAGGCTAAACCGCTTTCTATTAAAGTCGCATATGAGAATAATCCAGGTGAGCCATTAGATGTGGTGATGCGCTACTGGGCTGACATTCTGAATAAAAAAAGTAATGGAGAAATAACCCTGGTTCTCTATCCCAGCTCACAGCTAGGGTCAAAACAAGATGTGACTGAACAAGCCATGATGGGAATGAACGTCATCACGCTCACCGACGTGGCTTTCCTTGCCGATTATGAACCTGATTTAGGTATTTTGTTTGGACCTTATCTGACTGACGATCCGCAAAAACTCTTCAAAATCTATGAGAGCGACTGGTTCCGTCAAAAAAATGAAGACCTGAAGAAAAAAGGGATTCATGTGGTGATGAACAATTATCTGTACGGCACCCGTCAGATTATTTCTAAAAAACCGATTCGCAAAGTGGAAGATCTGGCGGGGATGAAAATCCGCGTACCAAATAACGTCATGCAAATTAAAGCCATTCAGGCAATGGGCGCCACGCCAACCCCTATGCCGCTGGGTGAAGTTTACCCTGCACTGACTCAGGGCGTTATTGATGGCGTTGAAAACCCGATTTCTGTTCTGCAAGGGCAAAAATTGTTTGAGCAGGCGAAATATCTGTCGATGGTCAATTACCTGACCAACACCTCGGTATGGATTGGTGGCGAAGCCTTTTTCAGTACGCTCTCTCCTGAGCAGCTGGAATTGATTCACTCAACGGGTTATGAAGCGGGTCTCTATAGCCAAAAATTAACGATTGAACGCGACGCCGAAATGCTGAAGGCCAT
The sequence above is drawn from the Citrobacter amalonaticus genome and encodes:
- a CDS encoding GntR family transcriptional regulator, with translation MSRSQNLRHNVINQVIDDMARGHLPSPLPSQSALAEMYNISRTTVRHMLNHLSECGVLTLVGNDHVITRSPEHDDGFACTTASMAEQNRIFEQAFYTMINQRQLRAGETFSELQLARAAGVSPVVVREYLLKFGRYDLIQSEKRGQWSMKKFDQSYAEQLFELREMLETHALQHFLNLPDDDPRWLQAKMLLERHRTLRDSVGSDFRMFSLLDRDFHALLLSAADNIFFNQSLEIISVIFHFHYQWDERDLKQRNIIAIDEHMTILSALICRSDLDALLALRNHLNTAKQSMIRSIRQENE
- a CDS encoding C4-dicarboxylate TRAP transporter substrate-binding protein; amino-acid sequence: MNKIIAVLITVCTFFLPFTIQAKPLSIKVAYENNPGEPLDVVMRYWADILNKKSNGEITLVLYPSSQLGSKQDVTEQAMMGMNVITLTDVAFLADYEPDLGILFGPYLTDDPQKLFKIYESDWFRQKNEDLKKKGIHVVMNNYLYGTRQIISKKPIRKVEDLAGMKIRVPNNVMQIKAIQAMGATPTPMPLGEVYPALTQGVIDGVENPISVLQGQKLFEQAKYLSMVNYLTNTSVWIGGEAFFSTLSPEQLELIHSTGYEAGLYSQKLTIERDAEMLKAMEAEGVEVIYPDTEAFRQKARDVYTQFPEWTPGLYETIQQQLQ
- a CDS encoding zinc-binding alcohol dehydrogenase family protein — encoded protein: MSTMNMLICQEPKKLIHEKREIPIPDKQEALIKIKSVGICGTDIHAWGGNQPFFSYPRVLGHEICGDIVTLGEKVTQFKVGQQVAVIPYVACQQCPACLGGRTNCCEKISVIGVHQDGGFSEYLSVPATNLLLAEGIDPQAAALIEPYAISAHAVRRAAIAPGEQVLVVGAGPIGIGAAAIAKAEGAQVVVADTSAARREHVASRLDLPVVDPSAADFEAQLRALFGGSLAQKVLDATGNPHAMNNSVNLIRHGGTIVFVGLFKGDLQFSDPEFHKKETTMMGSRNATPEDFAKVGRLMAEGKLSAEMMLTHRYPFSQLAEIFEQDVINNRTLIKGVITF